The Mesorhizobium sp. M1D.F.Ca.ET.043.01.1.1 genome contains a region encoding:
- a CDS encoding matrixin family metalloprotease, producing the protein MARTKATTQSPAKPIKANGSPKLRDEKAAERSTKPLVHVIREGVRCDTEERGHQTPKGKSPLEIVVDASEGFIPLWAKGTTLRWKFRESSVQSFADPAQVKAQVADLFAKAILAWGDAAPIKFAQRDDAWDFEIVVKHSDDCDVNGCVLASAFFPDGGRHVLTIYPKIFEQDATEQVETLVHEIGHIFGLRHFFAQVSETTWPSIIFGTHKKFSIMNYGADSKLTADDTADLKKLYSLAWSGQLTEINGTPIKFMTPFHTSGEPTEIIAAMEPAQTLARVQQLLSS; encoded by the coding sequence ATGGCACGGACAAAAGCAACGACACAATCACCCGCAAAGCCCATCAAAGCCAACGGTTCGCCGAAACTCAGGGATGAGAAGGCAGCTGAGCGCAGCACCAAACCGCTTGTCCATGTCATCCGCGAGGGCGTCCGCTGCGACACTGAAGAACGCGGGCACCAGACCCCAAAGGGCAAATCTCCTCTGGAAATCGTCGTCGACGCCTCGGAAGGTTTCATTCCCTTATGGGCGAAAGGAACAACGCTGCGCTGGAAGTTTCGCGAGAGTTCGGTCCAGTCGTTTGCAGATCCCGCGCAGGTCAAGGCTCAAGTCGCGGATCTGTTCGCGAAAGCCATCCTAGCCTGGGGCGATGCTGCGCCAATCAAGTTCGCTCAGCGAGACGATGCCTGGGATTTCGAGATTGTCGTGAAACATAGCGACGACTGCGACGTCAACGGTTGCGTGCTGGCCAGCGCGTTCTTTCCCGATGGCGGACGGCACGTGCTGACGATCTATCCGAAAATCTTCGAGCAGGATGCGACGGAGCAAGTTGAGACCCTGGTACACGAAATCGGTCACATCTTTGGCCTCAGGCATTTTTTCGCGCAGGTCAGCGAGACCACCTGGCCCTCCATCATTTTTGGGACGCACAAGAAGTTCAGCATCATGAACTACGGGGCGGACAGCAAGTTGACCGCCGATGACACCGCCGACCTGAAGAAGCTCTATTCACTGGCCTGGAGTGGCCAGTTAACGGAAATCAACGGGACCCCGATAAAATTCATGACGCCTTTCCACACTAGTGGCGAGCCGACAGAGATCATCGCCGCCATGGAACCTGCGCAAACCTTAGCCAGGGTACAACAGCTTTTGTCGTCGTGA
- a CDS encoding ATP-binding protein: MTDALVESPEVIADAVCRRAAVVGTFDPSRLLAEVAPGQRDEAVEDRIFSVLSASIEEVVVGKDVLWRLQTEARHRALKELVARDELDLTIALAKPQAGDRFGQILQATLREGAAGSGLSMQRMSADDLMLQALALDFARSLPTRNTTVAQGPEMDPRILLARKAERRRQDYVAPAKLFGRDRDVAALDSYVADGSVSWPLMGLDLPAGEPHRLRPLLLTGIGGSGKSALVADLMRRTQRQDWSGPIVVCLDFDQKNVALGGEREWLNELTRQIGFARPALDAALSKVRAEARQHLHRLAQQRDGVERLTGTDNLLVVSTMREELQKALSGRALAAETLVLIVDTFEEVLVRSDMSAETISQEPFGLVLAFIDSLSKLVSPNGSMIFGAVRSVVAGRAPPFPDQALSARWFDAHLEVGELDVAAAIDFLRARADRRVFTRARAQRIVEALPRFPLILILLAAFARGREASEIDLIVGTAQGAGVLSAAASTRVLYSRFLDRLKDHTIRDSKGERVVPRGSLVRLAHPGLALNIVTPALIRHVLAVPTGLGEIDDQQAADLFGALSREVWLVERVGANAVRHIPVLRRIMLPMLNGDLTPSENANIAMRETVRAVHRTAAEWYRTAGANDPDAIALAAYHDAFLGEVGILASDQSLVRRVLDIAGDDVSAMPIEARAILRREKGSDEALSVAEAASFPVAQRSMVDAARGARRTRRGTSSRQAILDQAEEDDTIQFEALLGSGDFKVSPVGLQARDQFEVLLDEETSQRIESSFAEANFERVLLDGAHAVAALRDNPLEDPPFDRLGDVTSHWTWKWALSCLATGSVDESMLKWVAAAPHPVNAPSATPPFRVGTLLSLAVATVALGRAPSFVNEPSYRNAIATSPVLDGIPTYSVLEGAPMYSILSLRLRALARYWDKSRALTTLRPFEVKPRLLRLVALWSQIRDASGLSSAYAEMPASLRLHLMTFDSNPPHSSELGLLDECEENVIFSAEGSWSTQPRVPMTAQRALGLLLRGRSPELYDPIRAALGDVVAADSSSFAQAIADIAGLAPFWPTDLIPGMFHESGASLREVDYLLARLVAFLDLAGLISQLFSALEQRTITGRRCRTVAKLVQAYDALLLAPYDAADQLPNFHLSDGSFSGSAV, translated from the coding sequence GTGACCGACGCGCTCGTCGAATCTCCGGAAGTCATTGCTGATGCAGTTTGTAGACGCGCGGCCGTCGTCGGGACGTTTGACCCCTCGCGACTTCTTGCGGAGGTTGCGCCTGGTCAGCGTGATGAGGCGGTAGAGGACCGCATCTTCAGCGTGTTGTCCGCGTCGATCGAAGAAGTTGTTGTCGGCAAAGATGTGCTTTGGCGGCTGCAGACGGAAGCGCGACATCGGGCGTTGAAGGAACTCGTCGCGCGCGATGAGCTCGACCTCACGATTGCGCTCGCGAAGCCGCAAGCGGGAGACCGTTTCGGACAGATCTTGCAGGCCACTTTGAGAGAAGGGGCTGCCGGGAGCGGCCTCTCGATGCAGAGGATGTCCGCGGATGACCTGATGTTGCAGGCGCTCGCACTCGACTTCGCACGGTCGTTGCCAACCCGGAACACCACCGTCGCGCAAGGACCCGAGATGGATCCGCGCATCCTGCTGGCCCGCAAAGCCGAGCGCCGGCGGCAGGACTATGTTGCGCCCGCCAAGCTCTTTGGACGTGACCGCGACGTTGCGGCGCTGGACAGCTATGTCGCTGATGGTTCGGTGAGTTGGCCTCTGATGGGTCTGGATCTACCGGCGGGCGAGCCCCATCGCTTGCGTCCGCTATTGCTGACGGGGATCGGCGGTTCTGGCAAATCGGCTCTCGTCGCTGATCTTATGCGGCGAACTCAACGCCAGGATTGGTCAGGACCGATTGTTGTCTGCCTGGATTTCGATCAAAAGAACGTCGCGCTTGGCGGCGAGCGCGAATGGTTGAACGAACTGACGCGCCAGATTGGGTTCGCCAGGCCAGCACTTGACGCAGCTCTGTCAAAAGTCCGCGCCGAAGCTCGGCAGCACTTGCACAGGTTGGCCCAACAGAGAGATGGCGTCGAGCGCCTCACAGGCACCGATAACCTGCTTGTCGTCTCGACGATGCGTGAGGAATTGCAGAAGGCGCTGAGTGGTCGCGCACTTGCGGCGGAGACTCTGGTGCTTATTGTCGACACGTTCGAGGAAGTTCTTGTCCGCTCGGATATGAGTGCGGAGACCATCAGCCAGGAGCCGTTCGGTCTGGTTTTGGCCTTCATCGATTCGCTGAGCAAGCTTGTCTCTCCGAACGGTTCGATGATCTTCGGAGCGGTCCGCTCGGTGGTAGCAGGTCGTGCGCCTCCGTTTCCGGATCAAGCCCTGTCAGCGCGCTGGTTCGATGCGCACCTTGAGGTCGGCGAACTTGATGTTGCCGCGGCTATCGATTTTCTTCGTGCCCGCGCCGACCGGCGCGTTTTTACCAGGGCGCGGGCTCAGAGGATTGTAGAAGCGCTGCCGCGGTTCCCCTTGATCCTCATTTTGCTGGCAGCCTTTGCCCGCGGCCGCGAGGCCAGTGAAATCGACCTGATTGTTGGAACTGCCCAGGGAGCGGGCGTTCTGAGCGCGGCGGCGAGCACACGCGTGCTCTATTCACGTTTCCTCGATCGGTTGAAGGACCACACGATCAGGGACAGCAAGGGCGAACGAGTGGTGCCGCGCGGCTCTCTCGTGCGGTTGGCGCATCCTGGTCTTGCGTTGAACATCGTGACGCCGGCCTTGATCCGTCACGTCCTTGCGGTACCGACTGGTCTTGGTGAAATAGATGACCAGCAGGCAGCGGATCTGTTCGGAGCTTTGTCGCGCGAGGTCTGGTTGGTGGAGCGCGTAGGCGCTAATGCCGTGCGCCACATCCCGGTACTTCGTCGGATTATGCTGCCGATGCTGAATGGCGACCTGACGCCCTCGGAGAACGCCAATATCGCGATGCGCGAAACCGTTCGCGCCGTACACAGAACAGCAGCGGAGTGGTACCGCACTGCGGGCGCCAATGATCCCGACGCGATAGCGCTGGCCGCCTATCACGATGCGTTTCTCGGCGAGGTGGGAATCCTTGCGTCGGACCAAAGCCTTGTGCGCAGGGTGCTCGATATCGCGGGCGACGACGTTTCGGCCATGCCGATTGAAGCGCGCGCCATCCTGCGTCGTGAGAAAGGCTCCGACGAGGCGCTTTCGGTGGCGGAAGCTGCCTCGTTTCCGGTGGCGCAACGAAGCATGGTTGATGCTGCCCGTGGAGCTCGGCGCACCAGACGGGGAACCAGCTCGCGGCAAGCGATTCTTGATCAGGCGGAGGAAGATGACACCATTCAGTTCGAGGCCCTTTTGGGTTCTGGCGACTTCAAGGTCTCACCGGTTGGGCTGCAGGCCCGTGATCAGTTCGAGGTTCTCCTAGACGAAGAAACATCACAGCGCATCGAATCAAGCTTTGCCGAGGCCAATTTCGAGCGGGTCCTCCTTGACGGAGCTCATGCGGTGGCTGCGCTTCGTGACAACCCCCTGGAAGATCCTCCTTTCGACAGGCTGGGTGATGTCACCAGCCATTGGACCTGGAAATGGGCTTTGTCCTGCCTTGCGACGGGATCGGTAGACGAGTCTATGTTGAAATGGGTTGCGGCTGCTCCTCACCCCGTCAATGCACCGTCAGCCACTCCGCCATTTCGCGTCGGGACCCTGCTCTCCCTGGCAGTCGCGACAGTGGCATTGGGTCGCGCGCCCTCATTCGTCAATGAGCCATCTTATCGCAACGCAATCGCGACTTCTCCTGTACTCGATGGCATCCCAACCTATTCCGTGCTCGAAGGCGCCCCAATGTATTCCATCCTGTCCCTGCGTCTTCGCGCGTTGGCGCGTTATTGGGACAAGAGTCGCGCTTTGACAACGTTGCGACCCTTCGAGGTCAAACCGCGTCTCCTGAGGTTGGTCGCGCTCTGGTCCCAGATTCGCGATGCAAGCGGTCTTTCAAGTGCATATGCGGAGATGCCCGCAAGCCTGCGGCTTCACTTGATGACATTCGATTCCAACCCGCCCCATTCATCAGAGTTAGGACTTTTGGACGAATGCGAGGAGAATGTTATCTTTTCTGCAGAGGGTTCCTGGTCAACGCAGCCCCGAGTGCCGATGACGGCGCAACGTGCACTGGGTTTGCTGTTGCGCGGGCGCTCGCCGGAACTTTACGACCCAATACGGGCCGCACTTGGTGACGTGGTTGCAGCCGATTCATCAAGCTTTGCTCAGGCAATAGCGGATATCGCGGGGCTTGCTCCGTTTTGGCCGACGGACCTCATCCCTGGTATGTTCCATGAAAGCGGGGCCAGCCTGCGTGAGGTGGACTATCTGCTGGCGCGCCTCGTCGCCTTCCTCGATCTTGCGGGATTGATTTCGCAGCTGTTCTCTGCCCTTGAACAGCGCACGATTACAGGCAGGCGTTGTCGGACTGTCGCAAAACTGGTGCAGGCTTACGACGCGCTGCTTCTGGCGCCATATGACGCCGCCGATCAGCTGCCGAACTTCCATCTGTCAGACGGCTCATTTTCCGGAAGCGCCGTGTAA
- a CDS encoding S8 family serine peptidase — MADLDILRAVSDVCQGEDPVLRPGIIRFQLELKDASKTGRLRKDIKALLGSGRFSLAPLGSLLPTFQVLQFPGVARTISPDRLFAISDALVDALDLVSCTPDIGSTLYAEPDARTLRGNAPESVALDAFCWSQAPAPGDPRWSVKAVRATEAWAISPKKGQGVIVAQPDTGIASHPDLDVEAIRFDLAADIIGGDKDPTDPLDPTFANPGHGTATGSVVISRAEGSMVGSAPAASLVPIRCTTDVKILDGTPVAAAILHAVTAKADIVTMSLGGIYSRSIAAAVGVAVQAGLIVLAAAGNCVGFVVYPASDDRVIGVAGVDASDKPWKGTSAGPSVTIAAPAENVYVARRTPLDGGVGTVSGGQGTSFAVATTAGVAALWIARFGRAKIRAEAKQRGVSVQELFRSALTTTARRPLRWNSWLHGAGIVDAAALLRLSLSKIPRGSEAPIAPEAVPDAPPNVAVAQVFAEAQGQGDERTNWARFAGEATFLAADAWRRGDAGRSVLLESPARPMLSPGLAAAAPAVLKRSLNYANSAPHILSPLPPPSPSRRQALTMIAPFRPGQESTLATARANLQGTGMRDLQDLVERALSQIEAESGTSPEASTARRDVINKTEDIVRTLVTGGEASLPIEGRIIVEALIRLKGRPAFKVNGGAISKSQVETTDWAAALFAAEPFLPALCATVGRIDLNGDHVGTGFVSGHGLVTTNRHVAEAIADLVRSSDGVDRWFLRDNVSINFDDRGRGNEKRFKVREIVAAGSAHIGESVDFANLDMAILDVETENATGKLPKAVGLIKDPDEATLSQDVAVVGYPARPDLAALDDPSGKESAETIGRRLAVIFGLDYGRKYFSPGIIDQPAGKIRGDGRGWIITHDATTLAGSSGSSVLRFTDGLPILGLHFAGRVMTANYAHSLAAVAQSEVLPGGLTSRLNWV, encoded by the coding sequence ATGGCTGACTTAGACATTCTCCGCGCTGTATCAGACGTGTGTCAGGGTGAGGATCCTGTCCTGCGTCCCGGGATCATCCGTTTCCAACTTGAGCTCAAGGATGCCTCGAAGACAGGCCGCCTTCGCAAGGATATCAAGGCACTCCTCGGGTCGGGTCGGTTCAGCCTGGCCCCACTCGGTTCGTTGCTGCCAACATTCCAAGTGCTTCAGTTCCCGGGAGTAGCGCGTACTATCTCCCCTGATCGTCTCTTTGCCATCAGTGATGCATTGGTCGACGCCCTCGATCTCGTGTCTTGTACGCCGGACATAGGATCGACGCTATATGCCGAGCCCGACGCTCGTACACTCCGCGGCAATGCACCGGAATCCGTTGCGCTCGATGCATTTTGCTGGTCTCAAGCGCCAGCGCCGGGTGATCCTCGCTGGTCCGTAAAGGCGGTGAGGGCGACAGAAGCTTGGGCGATCTCGCCAAAGAAGGGGCAGGGCGTGATCGTGGCGCAACCGGATACCGGCATCGCCAGCCATCCCGACCTGGATGTCGAGGCAATTCGGTTCGACCTTGCCGCCGATATCATCGGAGGAGACAAGGATCCCACCGATCCGCTCGATCCAACGTTTGCCAATCCCGGGCATGGCACTGCCACCGGCAGCGTCGTGATCAGTCGCGCCGAAGGATCTATGGTGGGTTCCGCGCCGGCCGCAAGCCTAGTGCCGATCCGGTGCACGACAGACGTCAAGATACTTGATGGCACGCCTGTTGCCGCCGCAATCCTGCACGCCGTGACGGCGAAGGCTGATATCGTCACGATGAGTCTTGGAGGCATCTATTCCCGGTCAATCGCTGCAGCTGTGGGTGTTGCCGTCCAAGCTGGCCTGATCGTTTTGGCGGCCGCTGGGAACTGCGTCGGCTTCGTCGTCTACCCGGCCTCGGACGATCGGGTTATCGGGGTGGCGGGTGTGGACGCCAGCGACAAACCATGGAAAGGGACCAGCGCCGGCCCGAGCGTCACGATCGCAGCCCCTGCCGAGAACGTGTACGTTGCTCGTCGCACACCGCTCGACGGTGGGGTCGGCACCGTGAGCGGAGGCCAAGGTACATCCTTTGCCGTGGCGACGACAGCAGGCGTTGCGGCACTTTGGATTGCCCGTTTCGGGCGCGCCAAGATCCGGGCGGAAGCAAAGCAACGCGGCGTGAGCGTACAGGAATTGTTCCGTTCCGCACTTACAACAACTGCGCGGCGTCCACTGCGATGGAACAGCTGGCTCCATGGGGCCGGTATCGTCGATGCTGCAGCCTTGCTGCGTCTTTCCCTCAGCAAGATACCGAGGGGATCGGAAGCTCCGATCGCTCCGGAAGCGGTTCCAGACGCGCCGCCAAATGTCGCGGTTGCTCAGGTGTTCGCTGAGGCTCAAGGCCAAGGCGACGAACGAACGAACTGGGCACGTTTCGCAGGGGAAGCAACCTTCCTCGCTGCCGATGCGTGGCGCCGCGGCGATGCCGGACGCTCGGTGCTTTTAGAATCTCCCGCCCGACCGATGCTTTCACCGGGGTTGGCGGCCGCCGCGCCAGCGGTTCTGAAGCGCAGCTTGAACTACGCCAATTCAGCTCCGCATATCTTGTCGCCCTTGCCGCCACCTTCCCCGTCACGTCGACAAGCCCTCACGATGATTGCGCCATTCCGGCCGGGCCAAGAAAGCACGCTCGCAACCGCCCGAGCCAACTTGCAGGGGACGGGGATGAGAGATCTGCAGGATCTCGTCGAGAGGGCGCTTTCTCAAATTGAGGCTGAATCCGGCACCTCGCCTGAAGCCTCAACGGCGCGTCGCGATGTAATCAACAAGACGGAGGATATCGTCCGGACGCTCGTCACTGGCGGTGAAGCTTCGCTGCCGATTGAGGGCCGCATCATCGTCGAGGCGCTTATCAGATTGAAGGGACGCCCTGCCTTCAAGGTCAACGGCGGCGCAATCTCCAAATCCCAGGTCGAAACCACCGACTGGGCCGCGGCGCTGTTCGCGGCAGAGCCGTTCTTGCCGGCATTGTGTGCGACCGTGGGACGGATCGATCTCAATGGCGATCATGTAGGTACCGGTTTCGTCAGCGGCCATGGCCTTGTCACCACTAACAGACATGTGGCCGAGGCCATTGCCGACCTGGTCCGTAGTAGTGATGGCGTCGATCGCTGGTTCCTGCGTGACAACGTCAGCATTAACTTTGACGATCGTGGCCGTGGCAACGAAAAGCGGTTCAAGGTGCGCGAGATCGTTGCTGCTGGCTCCGCTCATATTGGCGAAAGTGTCGATTTTGCCAATCTGGATATGGCAATCCTCGACGTCGAGACAGAGAATGCAACCGGCAAGTTACCAAAGGCCGTCGGTCTGATCAAAGACCCGGACGAAGCCACGCTCTCACAGGACGTCGCGGTGGTGGGGTATCCTGCTCGTCCCGATCTCGCTGCACTCGATGATCCGTCAGGGAAGGAGAGTGCCGAGACGATCGGTCGGCGGTTGGCTGTGATCTTCGGCCTGGACTATGGGCGGAAGTATTTTAGCCCCGGCATCATCGACCAGCCAGCGGGAAAAATAAGAGGCGACGGCCGCGGCTGGATTATCACCCACGACGCGACCACGCTGGCGGGATCGTCTGGGTCAAGTGTGCTCCGCTTCACTGACGGTTTGCCGATCCTAGGCTTGCATTTCGCTGGCCGTGTCATGACGGCGAACTACGCGCATTCCTTGGCGGCGGTAGCGCAATCGGAGGTCCTGCCCGGTGGGCTGACCAGTAGACTGAACTGGGTATGA
- a CDS encoding trypsin-like peptidase domain-containing protein, which translates to MPEPSDQLDVAELVRQLKASRETFEKAFDTFVDARPDELTRFKALAFRRQKREPLELGPARDEADMRVALDHAKEHGFLGDLCSAAGATLFTAAPKGGGVVMAVALTADGEARHEAQITFEAIINDSERFRDPDEVNAGLMRAQRCTCRVVVRQGEKRIRGTGFLIGPRLVLTNWHVVQSLLESLPSAEAAAAGLAPAEAWRAKENSAAALRVEFDFTARAAQAGGVTQISASSDWLVAASRSEGSEHANDEQTGAQWPQDVTAFEPFDDFAVVEIAEPVGLDRRFYDIIGEEPPLPRGNMVLLHHPGEYSMRVSYGSFDVKPAFAKLLGGTPPKTSARVLHDANSIGGSSGGPCLDFDMRPVALHQAGVEFGQNADITDDTGKQLRKSVINIAIPLRRVRQKAGTAIQARMGDLRALKPILSNGDPLIGRGELQEAIAEARAGKVKILIVRSDTAGDGKPYRAVGKSFSKRILKEHLDASQHDIVEMSAASLLHDASKSAGAVLDAVKRGLSANLPPINGATLPGDRQSTEINEIVARIAVEVKERLVAAAGGRTLWIVIDDLEKHSLPDPSTRILLDFLYAEVSAAPSLRLVLVGLADVDLPSLQGIRAKRLDKPLTHLDSGRVARWVGHRVDGRFALPDAAYECLAGVVTSVASGRVTEDFSMTQAVAAIVKNDLDPHLKKRMGL; encoded by the coding sequence ATGCCTGAGCCATCCGATCAACTTGATGTGGCGGAACTCGTTCGGCAGCTCAAGGCGTCGCGCGAGACGTTTGAGAAGGCCTTCGATACCTTCGTGGATGCCCGCCCTGACGAGTTAACGCGATTCAAGGCTCTCGCATTTCGAAGACAGAAACGAGAGCCGCTTGAACTCGGCCCTGCCCGCGATGAAGCCGATATGCGTGTCGCTCTGGACCACGCTAAAGAGCATGGGTTTCTGGGCGATCTGTGCTCCGCGGCGGGAGCCACGCTGTTCACCGCTGCGCCGAAAGGCGGCGGCGTCGTCATGGCGGTCGCCCTGACGGCAGATGGGGAAGCACGACATGAGGCGCAGATCACTTTCGAAGCGATAATTAACGACTCTGAGCGTTTCCGCGATCCGGATGAGGTGAATGCGGGTCTTATGCGGGCGCAGCGCTGCACATGCCGGGTCGTCGTCAGACAGGGGGAAAAACGCATCAGGGGGACTGGGTTTCTAATCGGACCCCGCCTTGTTCTCACCAACTGGCACGTGGTTCAGAGCCTACTGGAATCGCTGCCATCTGCCGAAGCGGCTGCCGCGGGTCTTGCGCCAGCCGAAGCATGGCGCGCGAAGGAGAACAGCGCTGCAGCGTTACGCGTCGAATTCGATTTCACGGCTCGTGCTGCCCAAGCCGGAGGCGTAACGCAGATTTCGGCGAGCTCTGATTGGCTGGTCGCGGCGAGCAGGTCTGAGGGAAGCGAACATGCGAACGACGAACAGACCGGCGCCCAGTGGCCGCAAGACGTCACCGCCTTCGAACCGTTCGACGATTTCGCTGTCGTGGAAATCGCCGAACCTGTCGGATTGGACAGACGCTTTTACGACATCATCGGGGAAGAACCGCCTCTGCCGCGCGGCAACATGGTGTTGCTGCATCATCCGGGCGAATATTCCATGCGGGTGTCCTACGGCAGCTTCGACGTAAAGCCGGCTTTCGCCAAGCTTCTTGGTGGCACGCCCCCGAAAACCTCGGCTCGGGTTCTGCACGATGCGAATTCGATAGGCGGATCGTCTGGCGGACCGTGCCTGGATTTCGATATGCGTCCCGTCGCGCTGCATCAGGCCGGCGTCGAATTCGGTCAGAATGCCGACATCACCGACGACACGGGAAAGCAGCTTCGCAAGTCGGTGATCAATATCGCGATTCCGCTACGCCGAGTGCGGCAGAAGGCCGGTACAGCCATCCAGGCACGGATGGGGGACCTTCGAGCATTGAAGCCAATTCTATCGAACGGCGATCCGCTGATTGGCCGTGGGGAATTGCAGGAGGCCATCGCCGAAGCTCGCGCGGGCAAAGTCAAAATACTGATCGTTCGGTCGGACACTGCTGGCGACGGAAAGCCATATCGGGCCGTGGGAAAGTCGTTCTCGAAGAGAATTCTGAAAGAGCATCTGGACGCTTCACAGCATGACATCGTCGAAATGAGTGCAGCCAGTCTATTGCACGACGCCTCCAAGTCGGCCGGTGCTGTCCTTGACGCGGTCAAACGCGGGTTATCGGCAAATTTGCCTCCGATTAATGGCGCGACCCTCCCTGGCGATCGCCAGTCGACCGAAATCAATGAAATCGTGGCTCGCATCGCTGTCGAGGTCAAGGAGAGGCTCGTCGCAGCGGCCGGCGGGCGTACGCTGTGGATCGTAATTGACGACCTGGAGAAGCATTCCCTGCCGGATCCATCTACCCGCATCCTTCTGGACTTCCTTTATGCTGAGGTATCGGCCGCCCCATCCCTGCGTCTTGTTCTGGTTGGCCTCGCGGACGTCGACTTGCCGTCTCTTCAAGGGATCAGGGCGAAAAGACTGGACAAACCCCTCACACATCTCGACAGCGGCAGAGTCGCGCGTTGGGTAGGCCACCGTGTGGATGGGCGGTTCGCCTTGCCGGATGCAGCCTACGAGTGCCTCGCAGGCGTGGTGACGTCTGTGGCGAGCGGCCGTGTCACTGAGGACTTCAGCATGACGCAGGCGGTTGCGGCGATCGTGAAGAACGATCTCGATCCTCATCTCAAAAAGCGGATGGGGCTTTAG
- a CDS encoding DNA/RNA non-specific endonuclease, translating to MSIDLSYRPRLGDLSRLGGPADVETEVAAERELERVEGRRRPQRTPPAHFEGRGGYTDDFLGFTVPLPAPLGELKRFVASVSGSSEGRLDYEHFSVVMHSARRLAMFVAVNIDGSTPGNVERKNDKWFLDGRIADEFQIGEDLYVDNILDRGHLVRRQDPVWGDTAEIANDDTFHFTNCSPQAANFNQKTWLSLEDYVLGNAKAQDTKVIVFTGPVFRDSDRTYRGIQIPTAYWKVLSFVDNAGRPSSTAYIVDQVAELKHLEAVFGAFKTYQRSVASIERMTGLSFNGLADFDGFSNEEAATRTEIVAELRSPADIRV from the coding sequence ATGAGCATCGATCTTTCCTATCGCCCACGTCTTGGCGATCTTTCGCGCCTCGGAGGACCAGCGGACGTCGAAACGGAGGTGGCTGCGGAACGCGAATTAGAACGCGTGGAAGGTCGACGACGTCCGCAGCGCACCCCGCCTGCGCATTTTGAGGGTCGCGGCGGCTACACGGATGATTTCCTTGGGTTTACTGTTCCGCTGCCAGCCCCGTTGGGCGAACTGAAACGCTTCGTTGCGTCGGTATCGGGTTCAAGCGAAGGCCGTCTCGACTACGAACATTTCAGCGTGGTGATGCACTCGGCGCGCCGGCTGGCAATGTTTGTTGCAGTCAATATCGATGGCAGCACGCCGGGAAACGTAGAGCGGAAAAACGACAAGTGGTTCCTCGACGGCCGAATTGCGGACGAGTTCCAGATCGGCGAAGATCTTTATGTCGACAATATTCTGGATCGCGGCCACTTGGTGCGCCGGCAAGATCCGGTCTGGGGCGACACTGCCGAGATAGCAAATGACGACACCTTCCATTTCACGAACTGCTCGCCGCAGGCGGCAAACTTCAATCAGAAAACATGGCTGAGCCTCGAGGACTATGTGCTGGGCAATGCCAAGGCACAGGACACGAAGGTTATCGTGTTCACGGGACCAGTCTTCCGGGACAGCGACAGGACGTATCGAGGCATACAGATACCCACGGCCTACTGGAAAGTGCTGAGTTTCGTCGACAACGCCGGTCGCCCCTCGAGCACTGCCTATATTGTCGATCAAGTTGCAGAGCTTAAGCATCTCGAAGCTGTGTTCGGCGCCTTCAAGACCTATCAACGGAGCGTCGCTTCGATAGAGCGCATGACGGGACTGTCCTTCAACGGTCTTGCCGATTTCGACGGTTTCTCGAACGAGGAAGCTGCTACCCGAACCGAGATCGTTGCAGAGCTTCGTTCACCGGCCGATATCAGGGTTTGA